The Triticum dicoccoides isolate Atlit2015 ecotype Zavitan chromosome 6A, WEW_v2.0, whole genome shotgun sequence genome has a window encoding:
- the LOC119316339 gene encoding shewanella-like protein phosphatase 1 yields MAVLPFRLRLRTAAISGPSPSSSVVCPSRQHRDGGSFSCRAAAAAGGPIIVSGDPPTFVSAPGRRIVAVGDLHGDLHQTRAALVMAGVLSTESDCHVWTGGQTVLVQVGDILDRGEDEIAILSLLSSLNVQAKSQGGAVFQVNGNHETMNVEGDFRYVDPGSFDECIRFLEYLEEFDGEWDDAFLNWVNVSQKWKEEYRVSPNGDWLPLNFVKKNKGFAARASLFKQGGPLACELARHPVVLNVNDWMFCHGGLLPHHVEYGIERINKEVSNWMQCSSEDIDDTDLPFIATRGYDSVVWTRLYSQDSVERTRRSWDLSSIIAEQTLKSVGAKGMVVGHTPQTRGVNCKCDGKVWCVDVGMSYGVLHSRPEVLEIVNDRPRVIKGQRDSYDEMEVLDYL; encoded by the exons ATGGCCGTCCTTCCTTTCAGGCTGCGGCTGCGCACGGCGGCCATTTCCGGCCCGAGCCCCTCGTCTTCTGTCGTCTGTCCTAGCAGGCAGCACAGAGACGGTGGCTCCTTCTCCTGCCGCGCCGCGGCGGCAGCCGGGGGACCGATCATCGTCTCCGGGGACCCGCCCACGTTCGTCTCCGCCCCCGGCCGCCGCATTGTCGCTG TTGGCGACCTCCATGGTGATCTCCACCAAACGAGGGCTGCACTGGTGATGGCCGGTGTCCTGAGCACGGAATCAGATTGTCATGTATGGACAGGCGGGCAGACG GTTCTGGTTCAAGTTGGGGATATCCTTGACCGTGGAGAAGATGAAATCGCAATACTGTCCCTGTTGAGTTCACTCAATGTGCAAGCAAAATCTCAAGGCGGTGCTGTGTTTCAG GTAAACGGAAATCATGAAACCATGAATGTGGAAGGCGATTTCCGGTACGTCGATCCAGGATCATTTGATGAGTGTATACGCTTCCTGGAATACTTGGAGGAATTTGATGGCGAGTGGGATGATGCTTTCCTCAACTGGGTTAATGTTTCTCAAAAGTGGAAGGAAGAATATCGGGTGTCGCCTAATGGTGACTGGCTTCCTTTGAACTTTGTCAAG aaaaataaagggTTCGCTGCAAGAGCATCACTTTTTAAGCAAGGTGGACCATTAGCTTGCGAATTGGCACGACATCCTGTTGTCCTGAATGTCAATGACTGGATGTTTTGCCATGGTGGCCTTCTTCCCCATCATG TTGAATACGGGATCGAACGCATCAACAAGGAAGTATCGAATTGGATGCAATGTTCAAGTGAAGACATCGATGATACCGATCTCCCCTTCATAGCTACCAGAGGATATGACAGTGTAGTATGGACTCGTTTGTACTCTCAAGATTCAGTCGAAAGGACGCGGCGTTCTTGGGAT CTATCTTCTATTATCGCTGAACAAACATTGAAATCTGTTGGAGCTAAAGGAATGGTCGTCGGACACACTCCCCAGACTCGTGGAGTGAACTG CAAATGTGATGGTAAAGTTTGGTGTGTTGATGTGGGCATGTCTTATGGTGTACTGCATTCGAGACCAGAG GTCCTAGAAATAGTCAATGACAGACCAAGAGTTATAAAGGGCCAGAGGGACTCATATGATGAGATGGAAGTGCTGGACTATTTATGA